The following coding sequences are from one Prionailurus viverrinus isolate Anna chromosome D2, UM_Priviv_1.0, whole genome shotgun sequence window:
- the LOC125147591 gene encoding basic proline-rich protein-like: MAPDLRSEHRGSDSRCRLTESKTQTQTQTRPSPGRRDQSDLMSRNRVRSAVPVPPRPTRWEFEFPGIKVAARPAAGWERAQHPGQGRGTEGGPGRSPRARAAPGTSGSAAAVATPRLQLSRRVAGERRGESEGSGEGRGGARLSVPCAEKRRVAPRALLSAGSAPTGRLLRCWPPPRLAAGTKAHPRHAGRSSVPLGPPLAACNFRRAAGSDEAHPKRPEALHPRAPCPGPGRPAPPGSAPGRRRTRLVAEHRAAQPAPLSPEPPPPLKSAINFPSLPPPCSAPATQTPPPDAPSRAPSSRAPAGRAAPRRPPPPRCAPGSRWPLPGPAATPGSRAEPGKALRA; encoded by the exons ATGGCACCGGATCTCCGCTCGGAGCACAGAGGCAGCGACTCTAGGTGCCGGCTCACGGAGAGCAAG acccagacccagacccagacccGACCCTCTCCAGGGCGCAGAGATCAAAGCGACCTCATGTCCAGGAACCGGGTGAGGAGTGCAGTGCCTGTCCCCCCTAGGCCAACCCGGTGGGAATTCGAGTTCCCGGGAATCAAAGTTGCCGCGCGTCCGGCCGCGGGCTGGGAACGGGCGCAGCACCCCGGCCAGGGGCGGGGGACGGAAGGAGGCCCCGGGCGCTCGCCGCGGGCGAGGGCCGCGCCCGGAACAAGTGGTTCCGCGGCGGCGGTCGCGACCCCACGGCTGCAACTTTCCCGCCGCGTGGCGGGCGAACGGCGCGGAGAAAGCGAGGGAAgcggggagggaaggggcggTGCGCGGCTCTCGGTACCGTGTGCGGAGAAGCGCCGCGTCGCGCCTCGGGCTCTGCTCTCCGCCGGGTCGGCCCCCACGGGCCGCCTGCTCCGCTGCTGGCCACCGCCGCGTCTCGCCGCCGGCACGAAGGCTCACCCTCGGCACGCCGGCCGCTCCAGCGTCCCCTTGGGCCCGCCGCTGGCCGCCTGCAACTTCAGGCGCGCCGCGGGCTCGGACGAGGCGCACCCCAAACGTCCCGAGGCTTTGCACCCCCGCGCTCCATGCCCGGGGCcgggccgccccgccccgcccggctcAGCGCCCGGCCGCCGTCGGACGCGTCTTGTCGCCGAGCATCGCGCCGCGCAGCCCGCGCCCCTCTCTcccgagccgccgccgccgctcaaGTCCGCGATCAACTTTCCCTCGCTTCCTCCGCCCTGCTCGGCCCCCGCCACCCAGACCCCGCCTCCTGACGCTCCCTCCCGCGCTCCCTCCTCCCGGGCCCCCGCCGGCCGGGCCGCGCCTCGCCGCCCACCCCCTCCACGCTGCGCGCCGGGATCGCGGTGGCCCCTGCCGGGTCCCGCTGCGACCCCCGGGAGCCGCGCGGAGCCCGGCAAGGCGCTCAGGGCATGA